The genomic DNA ATGGCTTGGATATATTTATATTCCACAAAGGCAAAGATATTTTTTGTTAAGCGGATCCTTGTTCCGCTCAGAACATGAAAGGCAGCGCTTGTATCATCACTATCTGGACTTAAGGAAGCCCTGTCCTCAGATTCAGCATAAAATATACCAACACCGAGACCTCCATAGGGTTCAATACGGAAATTTTGACGTTCAATAGGATAACGGACAAGGCCGTTAAAACCAACATCTATGATATCGATAGATTGATCAATAATCTTTGCACTACCCTCTTTACTGACATCCTGACGTGGCATATCTGCAGTTAGGTAAAAAACCTCTGCCTCAATTCCAAAATAGGGAAGAAATTCAGTCCAGTATCCTATCTTTCCTCCAAGGACAAATGAATCATCCACATCTGCTTTGTTAAAACTTCTGTTTGATGGAGAAGTATCTTTTACTTTAACATCCTGATGAAGTGCGCCTCCAGCATAGATAGCGATATAGGGCTCAGCAAATACAGGCCTTGAAATAGAGATGAAACC from Nitrospinota bacterium includes the following:
- a CDS encoding outer membrane beta-barrel protein translates to MIKKTLVLILTLGFISISRPVFAEPYIAIYAGGALHQDVKVKDTSPSNRSFNKADVDDSFVLGGKIGYWTEFLPYFGIEAEVFYLTADMPRQDVSKEGSAKIIDQSIDIIDVGFNGLVRYPIERQNFRIEPYGGLGVGIFYAESEDRASLSPDSDDTSAAFHVLSGTRIRLTKNIFAFVEYKYIQAISEFHEQQIEFEDFKIHNIYGGIEFRFGGPK